The Candidatus Palauibacter soopunensis region CATCCCGCCGTCCCCCCAGGGTTCATAGGTCATCACGTTGAGAGCCGGGGGCGGCGCGTCGGAGCGCAGCTTCCACACGCCGTAGCGGGGGTTGGCGCGGTCCGCGGCCGGATCCCCCGGGCTCCCGGGGTTGAACAGGAAGTAGTCGTAGATCGCGCGGGAGATCTGGGCGATCGTCGCCTCGCGCGCCGGGACCGGCCGCTCGGAGTCCTTCACGAACACGACCGTGATCACGTGCCCGGCCCCGTCGGGAAGGTAGATGTACCCGACGTCGTTGGTGGTCCCGCCGATCGTCCCCGTCTTGTGGCCGACCGGGGTGCCGGGCGGCAGCACGCCCTTGATGCGGCCGGTGCCCGTCTGCACTCGCAGCATGACGTCCTTGAAGACCTCCGTGTTCTTCGAGCCCAGCGCCTCGCCCGCCCAGGTCATGGCGAGCAGGTGCGCCATCGCGCGGGGCGTCGACGTGTCGCGCGCATCGGTCGAGAAGGCCTCCCGTGCCGCCCCGCGCTCGTCCGCCGTCACCTCCGCGGCCCGTTCCCGGAACTCCGCCATCGAGATGCGCCCGTCCGCGGGGGTCTCGACGCCGGAATAATCGCCGATCAGCGACGAGGTCGGACGGTCCACGCTCAGTCCGTCGACGCGCAGTTCCGCCATGCGCGCGTTCACGGCGTCGGGGCCGCCGGCCGCGGTGAGGGTGAGGTCCGTCGCGCTGTTGTCGGAGATGAGGAGCATCAGTTCGAGCAGGTTCCGGAGGGAGAGCGCCACCCCGGGGTCGTCGAACAGGTTCGAGATCGTCCCGCTGCCGGGATGGATGTCGGAGGGTTCGAGTTCGACCATGTCCGCCAGCGAGATCTCGCCGCGGTCGACCCGGGACAGGAGCTGCACCGCGATCGGAACCTTGTAGGTCGAGGCCATGGGGAAGCGCTCGTCCTCGTTGAACCACACCGCGCGGCCCGTCTCGATGTGGACGGCGCCGACGCCCACCGTGCCCCCGCTGCCGGGCGCCAGGCGCTCGATCTCCGCCAGAAGACGGCCGAGACCCGGGTCCCCCGCGGGCGTGACGGACTGCGCCGCGACCGGGACGGCGGCCAGCATCCCGATGGCCAGCGTCGCCGCGGCCAGTCTCGTGAACGAATGTCGTGTCCGGACGCGCATCGATCATACTCCGTGGTTCGTTTGAGCCGGGTCCTGCTTCCGCCGGTACGGTAGCCGTTGCGCAACGCGCGGACGAGACCACCGGTGCCGGGTCGCCCCGGCGGCCCCGCCGGTGGCATACTCCGCGATCCACGCAGGCAAGAGGGAGACGATGCCGGACGACAATCGCGCGCTGACCCCTGAGGAACGCCGCGCCGTTGAGGCGGTGGACGCGGACCGGCTCTTCGCGCTTCTGGCCGACTTGATCGCGATCGAGAGCGTCGCGAACCGCGAGACGCCGGCCCAGGAGCGGGTGGCCGAGGAGATGCGGGCCATCGGCCTCGAGACGGACGTGTGGCAGATCGACTTCGAGCGGCTGCGCCGACACTCCGCCTACACCGCCGACGTGGAGCGTCACGAAGGTCTCGGAGTCGTCGGCAGCATGGGACGCGGCGAAGGCCGCACGCTGATCCTGAACGGGCACGTCGATGTCGTCCCCGCGGGCGAGGTCGAGCGCTGGACGCACCCGCCGTTCGAACTCACGCGTCGCGCCGGTCGCCTGTTCGGGCGCGGGGTCGTGGACATGAAGGGGCAGGTGTGCGGCGCGCTGGCGGCGGCGTGGGCGCTGCGCGACGCGGGGATCGAACTGGACGGCGCGCTCCAGATACAGAGCGTGATCGGCGAGGAGGACGGCGGGGCTGGGACGCTGGCGACGATCGAGCGCGGGCACACGGGGGACGGGGCGATCGTCGTCGAGCCGACGGAGTTCGTCATCGCGCCCGCGCAGGCCGGCGCGCTCAGCTTCCGGCTCACGGTCCCCGGCCTCGCCGCGCACGGGGCGATGCGGGAAGAGGGCGTGGACCCGGTAGAGAAGTTCATTCCCATCTTCCGGCGACTCCGGGCCCTCGAGGCGGTCCGGAACCGCGACGTGGCCGACCCGCTGTTCCGCGGGGAAGCGCTGCCGTACGCCCTGACCATGGGACGGCTCCGGGCGGGGATCTGGCCCTCGACCGTGGCCGAGAGCCTCATCGTGGAGGGCCGCTACGGCGTCGCGCCCGGAGAAGACCTCGCCGGGGCGCAACGCGCGCTGGAGGATGCCGTGACCGAGGCCGCGTCCGGTGACGCCTGGTTGCGCGACCACCCGCCCACGGTCGAGTGGATCGGGGCACAGTTCGCCCCCGCCCGCACGGACGCGCGCGACCCTGTGGTCGGCACCCTGGCCGGCGCCGTGCGGTCACTCGGCGGCACGGAACCCCGCGTCGGGGGCGTGCGCTACGGCGCGGACATGCGGCTCCTCGTCAACCACGGCCACGTGCCCACCGTGCTCTTCGGCCCCGGCGACGTCCGCGAGGCCCACCGCCCCGACGAGAGCATCCGGGCCGCCGACCTGGTCGAACTGGCCCGCATCCTCGCCGTCACCGCCATCCGCTTCTGCGGCATCCGGGGCTGAACCCGAGTCCATGGCGTTGCCGACCGTGTCTCGGGGGCGTGGGCCATCCGCTCATGCCTTGCGCTCAAACCCTCGCAATTAAAGGTTGGGGCATGTTTTTTTATTAGCGGCGCACGCTATTCAAATCACTTAACCAGGCGCTGTCCCCATGATCCGCGGTGCGACCGGTCGCTACGAGACAAGCGCGGCAGGCGGCGAGACGGTCCGGGCGTTCGTCCCCGCGCCCCTTCCGCCGCAGCCGGACCTGGACCTGAAGACCCTGCTGGACCCGCTGGAGAAGGCGTCGCTGGCCCTCGGCAGTTTGGACAGCTTCGCCTCCCTCCTTTCCGATCCCCACATTTTCCTGTTCAGCTACGTCCGCAAGGAAGCGGTCCTCTCTTCCCAGATCGAGGGCACCCAGTCCTCGCTCTCGGATCTGTTTCTCTTCGAACTCGAACCGAAAACAGGTGCTCCGTTCGACGAGATCACAGAGGTGTCCAACTATGTGGCCGCCCTGGAACACGGGCTGCGGCGGATGCGGGAGGGGTTCCCGTTCTCCAACCGTCTCATTCGCGAAATTCACGCCACTCTGCTCCGTAGCGGAAGAGGCAACAAACAGGCTCCGGGCGAGTTCAGGCGCTCCCAGAACTGGATCGGCGGCACCCGGCCCGGAAACGCGAGTTTCGTCCCGCCCCCCGCGCATGCGGTCGAAGAATGCATGTCGCGGCTGGAACGTTTCCTGCACTTTCCCGCTGCGGGCCTGTCCCCGATCCTCAGGTCCGGTCTGGCCCACGTTCAGTTCGAGACGATTCATCCCTTCCTCGATGGGAACGGGCGCGTGGGCCGACTGCTGATCACCCTCCTGCTCTGCCACGATGGCGTACTGCGAGAGCCGCTGCTGTACCCGAGCCTCTATCTGAAGCAACATCGCGATACGTACTACGCCCTCCTCGATGAGGTCCGGCGGACCGGCGATTGGGAGCGGTGGCTCACGTTCTTCCTCGACGGTGTGGCGGAGACCGCGACCGACGCCGTCGCCAAGGCGCAGCGCATGCAGGAGCGGTTCGAGGAAGACCGCGCGCGGGTCGAGCGTTCCGGGCGGGCGGCGGGTTCGAGATTGCGTATTCACCAGGCGTTCCGGGACCGTCCGGTCCGAGACCTCCCCGGCCTCGTCCGGCAAACCGAGTTGTCCTTCCCGACCGTGTCATCCGCGGTGAAGGCACTGGAGCGGTTCGGGGTCGTCCGGGAGATTACGGGCAAGGCACGCGACCGTGTCTTCGCCTACGAGCCGTATCTGGCCATTCTCAACGAGGGGACGGAACCATGAAGACACGTGCAAAAGTGAGCCTGCGCGATTTCTTCGACGGCTCGGCGTTGCCGTCGCTCATCCTGATCATCGCGCTCGTCGCGGGCGGAGTCCCGCTCGCGGCGCAGTCATTCGCGGTCGAGGAGACGACGGTCGCGGAAGTCCACGCGGCTTTCCGGGCGGGCGACCTCACGTGCGAGGGTCTGGTCGGGGCCTACCTGGCGCGCATCGACGCGTACGACAAGCAGGGGCCGCTTCTCAACTCGATCGCCGTCGTCAACCCGCGCGCCCTCGAGGAGGCCCGGGCCCTTGACGCCGCCTTCGCGTCCGGCGGCCCCACCGGGCCGCTGCACTGCGTCCCCGTCCTCCTCAAGGACCAGGTGGAGACGAGCGACATGCCTACGACCTACGGGTCGGCGCTCTTCGCGGGCTACATGTCGGAGCGGGACGGGACCATCGTGACGCGGATGAAGGAGGCGGGCGCCCTCATCATCGCAAAGACGAACATGGGCGAGTTCGCCTCGCGCTACGTGGGGTCCGGGTTCGGGATCATCCGCAACGCGTACGACACGGGGCGGAACCCGAGCGGCTCCTCCGGCGGCACGGGAGCCGGCGTGGCGGCGAATCTCGGCCTCATCGGCATCGGCGAGGACACGGGCGGCTCCATCCGGGGCCCGGCGGCGGTGGCCTCGCTCGTCGGCCTCCGTCCCACGCTTCCCCTCGTGAGCCGGTTCGGGATGATGCCCGCCAACCCCACCACCGACACGATGGGTCCGATGACCCGCACCGTGATGGACGCGGCCATCCTCCTCGACGTCATCGCCGGCTACGACCCCAACGACCCCGTGACGGCGTATTCCGTGGGCCAGGTTCCCGACTCCTACGCGGCCGGACTCGACGCGGGGGCGCTGACCGGCGCCCGGATCGGCGTGATCCGCGAGCCGATGGACCGCTCCGTGGACACATCATCGGACGGGTTCCAGCAGGTGCGCGCCCGCATGGAGGCGGCGATCGGCACTCTCCGCGACCTGGGGGCCGAGGTATTCGACGTCGCAATCCCCGGAATCGAGCAGGTGAGCACCGTCTTCGGCGCCAACTCCTACGAGACCGAGGAGGTGACGGATGCCTACCTCGCCGAACTCCGCGACCCGCCGTACCGCACGCTCGCATCCATTCTGCTGAGCGGCCGCGTCAACCCGTGGCGGGCCGCCGGCATGGCCGATCTCCTGGGGAAGACGACCCGTGATCCCGGCTACCTGGAATACCTCCTGGCGCGCGACCGGGTGAGAGAGGACGTCATGGCGACGATGGCCGAGCACGACCTCGACGCCTTCGTCTACGCCACCTTCGACCACCCGCCGGACCTGATCGCCGAGGATGTGGAGACGAACCCCGCCCCGGCCGACCGCTACGCCCTCGGCGACAACCGCTCGCTGAGTCCGCTGACGGCGCTCCCGGCGCTCACGGTGCCCGCGGGATT contains the following coding sequences:
- the bla gene encoding class A beta-lactamase; its protein translation is MRVRTRHSFTRLAAATLAIGMLAAVPVAAQSVTPAGDPGLGRLLAEIERLAPGSGGTVGVGAVHIETGRAVWFNEDERFPMASTYKVPIAVQLLSRVDRGEISLADMVELEPSDIHPGSGTISNLFDDPGVALSLRNLLELMLLISDNSATDLTLTAAGGPDAVNARMAELRVDGLSVDRPTSSLIGDYSGVETPADGRISMAEFRERAAEVTADERGAAREAFSTDARDTSTPRAMAHLLAMTWAGEALGSKNTEVFKDVMLRVQTGTGRIKGVLPPGTPVGHKTGTIGGTTNDVGYIYLPDGAGHVITVVFVKDSERPVPAREATIAQISRAIYDYFLFNPGSPGDPAADRANPRYGVWKLRSDAPPPALNVMTYEPWGDGGMKITVESTNTRGGEAKWSYDTMFDGEFRPVTGRDGVETAVEVVDRYTNRITSRRDGRVTQVIINVLSEDGNRIDNEYRSTDADGNERVSHAVYERIGG
- a CDS encoding ArgE/DapE family deacylase, encoding MPDDNRALTPEERRAVEAVDADRLFALLADLIAIESVANRETPAQERVAEEMRAIGLETDVWQIDFERLRRHSAYTADVERHEGLGVVGSMGRGEGRTLILNGHVDVVPAGEVERWTHPPFELTRRAGRLFGRGVVDMKGQVCGALAAAWALRDAGIELDGALQIQSVIGEEDGGAGTLATIERGHTGDGAIVVEPTEFVIAPAQAGALSFRLTVPGLAAHGAMREEGVDPVEKFIPIFRRLRALEAVRNRDVADPLFRGEALPYALTMGRLRAGIWPSTVAESLIVEGRYGVAPGEDLAGAQRALEDAVTEAASGDAWLRDHPPTVEWIGAQFAPARTDARDPVVGTLAGAVRSLGGTEPRVGGVRYGADMRLLVNHGHVPTVLFGPGDVREAHRPDESIRAADLVELARILAVTAIRFCGIRG
- a CDS encoding Fic family protein; this translates as MIRGATGRYETSAAGGETVRAFVPAPLPPQPDLDLKTLLDPLEKASLALGSLDSFASLLSDPHIFLFSYVRKEAVLSSQIEGTQSSLSDLFLFELEPKTGAPFDEITEVSNYVAALEHGLRRMREGFPFSNRLIREIHATLLRSGRGNKQAPGEFRRSQNWIGGTRPGNASFVPPPAHAVEECMSRLERFLHFPAAGLSPILRSGLAHVQFETIHPFLDGNGRVGRLLITLLLCHDGVLREPLLYPSLYLKQHRDTYYALLDEVRRTGDWERWLTFFLDGVAETATDAVAKAQRMQERFEEDRARVERSGRAAGSRLRIHQAFRDRPVRDLPGLVRQTELSFPTVSSAVKALERFGVVREITGKARDRVFAYEPYLAILNEGTEP
- a CDS encoding amidase family protein, which translates into the protein MKTRAKVSLRDFFDGSALPSLILIIALVAGGVPLAAQSFAVEETTVAEVHAAFRAGDLTCEGLVGAYLARIDAYDKQGPLLNSIAVVNPRALEEARALDAAFASGGPTGPLHCVPVLLKDQVETSDMPTTYGSALFAGYMSERDGTIVTRMKEAGALIIAKTNMGEFASRYVGSGFGIIRNAYDTGRNPSGSSGGTGAGVAANLGLIGIGEDTGGSIRGPAAVASLVGLRPTLPLVSRFGMMPANPTTDTMGPMTRTVMDAAILLDVIAGYDPNDPVTAYSVGQVPDSYAAGLDAGALTGARIGVIREPMDRSVDTSSDGFQQVRARMEAAIGTLRDLGAEVFDVAIPGIEQVSTVFGANSYETEEVTDAYLAELRDPPYRTLASILLSGRVNPWRAAGMADLLGKTTRDPGYLEYLLARDRVREDVMATMAEHDLDAFVYATFDHPPDLIAEDVETNPAPADRYALGDNRSLSPLTALPALTVPAGFTDDGLPVGLEFLGRPFTEAMLLGFGYAYEQATNHRRPPPTAPPLGR